The Ailuropoda melanoleuca isolate Jingjing unplaced genomic scaffold, ASM200744v2 unplaced-scaffold74483, whole genome shotgun sequence nucleotide sequence GGGTGGGACACGCACTGATGGTCCTTCTGTGACGTGCAGGTGTATGCGGTGGAGGCCAGTGAGATGGCCCAGCACACAGGGCAGCTGGTCATGCAGAATGGCTTTGCCGACATCATCACTGTGTTCCAGCAGAAGGTGGAGGACGTGGTGCTGCCCGAGAAGGTGGATGTGTTGGTGTCCGAGTGGATGGGGACCTGCCTGCTGGTAAGGGGCACGAGGACGTGCGGGATGGCCATGGATTACACCAAGGAAGTGCAGATTCCAAGGGGGGGGCGGGGTGTGGACTGGTtccacagggctgttgtgagcaGAACATCTCGGGGAGGGCTGTGGCTGTCGTCCTAAGTGACACCACCTGGTGCTTCTCCTGGCGCTGACTTCTGTTTAGTGCAGGACAGCCGTGAGGCCGTAACGTCCTGCCACCTGTGAcggcatggatggaccttgaaggcattatgctaagtgaagtcagactgagagagacatattgtatgatctcacttaacatgtggaatctaaaaacagcaACATAAAACTCACCCACCAAGCTCctagaaaaagagatcaaattTGTGGTTAGCAGGGGGAGGGTGGGTGNTTGGTTAGCAGGGGGAGGGTaggtgtggggagagagaacGGGAGGGCTACGGTCAAAAGGTCAGACTTCCAGGTACAAGACAGGTGAGCACTGGGGCATCACGTGCAGCAGGTGACTACAGCTAACACTGCCATGTGATGTACAGGACAGTCGTCACCAGAGTACTCTCGACCCTTGAGTAACGTGGGTTTGAACCGTGTGAGCCCTCTTAGACATGggatttttttgataaatataggacagtactgtaagtgtattttctttatgatttcaacattttcttttctttagctttcgttattgtaagaacacagtacgCAATCCAGATAGCATAAAACACATGTGGATTGACTGTTTATGTTCTTATTAAGGCTTCAGGTCACAGTAGACTGTTAGTAATCAAGTATTCGGGGAGTCAGAGGtgatatgtggatttttgactgcatggagTGTCAGTGCTCTGATCCCTGCTTGTTCAAAGATCAGCTGTAGAtctaagagtttttatcacaagctgaagttttttttttatctttttagtgtGTCAGTATGAGGTGATAGATATCAACTAACCCTGCTGtgttaatcatttcacaaaatacataaACCAAATCACCAAGCTGTATGCCTCAAACTTGTAGTAATCCTAGAGGAAAACCATAGGttggtggtatttttaaaaagagcacaaCAAAGCATGTACAAtatgagttcagttttgtttttaaaaatcctacgtAGTGGGGTcactgggtggtgcagtcgttaagtgtccgactcttggttttggctcaggttatgacctcagggtcgtgaaacTGAGCTCTGCATGCGGCTCCGTGCTAAGCTCGGAGTCTGCTTAcgactctctctgcctctgcccctcctcactgcgtacacatgctctctctctctcaaattaaattaaaaaatcatacataGCAGTGACCTCGCTTCAGTTCAGGTTCGATGCAGTGAGCACACCCCAGCCTGTCTCTCCCAGTTGGTGCAGCGGTAGGTCCAAGACCGGGTGCAGGGAGACGCTGTGTGAGGACTGAGAAGCGTACGGTAGCAAGTGGGCTGGGAAGGAAGACCAGAATTGGACGTACACTGACCTGGTCTTGAGCTCGCTGTTATCCCTCCTTCTGGCTCTCTCTCCATACGTAGCTTCAGAAATTTAGATGAGAAAGCTGCAAACTTCCCAGCTAACCCACAGTGAAGTAGATAACCTGAATAATGAAGTCACTGGTGAATATACTGAACTTACAGTTGAAAACCTTCTGAAGAGAAACCCGTAAGC carries:
- the LOC117800683 gene encoding protein arginine N-methyltransferase 2-like isoform X1, with translation MLADQPRTTKYHNVILQNKESLKDKVILDVGCGTGIISLFCAHYAQPKAVYAVEASEMAQHTGQLVMQNGFADIITVFQQKVEDVVLPEKVDVLVSEWMGTCLLVRGTRTCGMAMDYTKEVQIPRGGRGVDWFHRAVVSRTSRGGLWLSS
- the LOC117800683 gene encoding protein arginine N-methyltransferase 2-like isoform X2 → MLADQPRTTKYHNVILQNKESLKDKVILDVGCGTGIISLFCAHYAQPKAVYAVEASEMAQHTGQLVMQNGFADIITVFQQKVEDVVLPEKVDVLVSEWMGTCLLLQKFR